The following are encoded together in the Asticcacaulis sp. genome:
- a CDS encoding ribonucleoside-diphosphate reductase subunit alpha yields the protein MSANEAVKRETVAAGKVNMAVRPKERAEFKLVTKVVTDPSRDALLTDFGKTTLDDRYLMPGETYQDMFARVATTYADDADHAQRIYDYISRLWFMPATPVLSNGGAKRGLPISCFLNAVPDNLEGIVSVWNENVALASNGGGIGTYWGGVRSIGEKVKGAGQTSGIIPFIRVMDSLTLAISQGSLRRGSAAVYIDVFHPEIEEFLEIRKASGDFNRKSLNLHHGIGITDEFMEAVRDGAQFGLRSPKNNEIVRFIDARSLWQKILEIRLQTGEPYLIFSDTVNRAMPAHQRELGLKVRQSNLCSEIMLHTGIDHKGRDRTAVCCLSSVNAETFLEWRDQPGFVEDIMRFLDNVLEDFIQCAPSSMDNAVYSAMRERSVGLGLMGFHSFLQSRGVAFESAMAKSWNMRLFKHLRREADKASVKLAEERGACMDAEERGVMERFSHKLAIAPTASISIICGGTSAGIEPIPANIYTHKTLSGSFAVKNPYLVKLLEEKGLNTTDVWNSIVEHEGSVSHLDELSPDEKDVFKTAFEIDQRWVVELAADRTPEICQSQSLNIFLPGDVDKWDLHMLHWTAWEQGVKSLYYLRSKSVQRASHAGSDTKEAVEKMDTPKTDYEECLACQ from the coding sequence CAGCGAACGAAGCAGTCAAGCGTGAAACAGTGGCCGCCGGTAAGGTTAACATGGCTGTCCGCCCGAAGGAGCGCGCCGAGTTCAAGCTGGTCACCAAGGTTGTCACCGATCCGTCGCGCGACGCCCTGCTGACCGACTTCGGCAAGACCACGCTCGATGATCGCTACCTGATGCCGGGCGAAACCTATCAGGACATGTTCGCCCGCGTCGCCACCACCTATGCCGATGATGCCGACCACGCCCAGCGCATCTATGACTATATTTCGCGTCTGTGGTTCATGCCCGCCACGCCGGTGCTCTCCAACGGGGGCGCCAAGCGCGGCCTGCCGATCTCCTGCTTCCTCAACGCCGTGCCGGATAACCTCGAAGGCATCGTTTCGGTCTGGAACGAAAACGTCGCCCTCGCTTCGAACGGCGGCGGCATCGGCACCTATTGGGGCGGCGTCCGCTCCATCGGTGAAAAGGTCAAGGGCGCCGGCCAGACCTCCGGCATCATCCCCTTCATCCGCGTCATGGATTCGCTGACCCTGGCCATCAGCCAAGGTTCCCTGCGCCGTGGATCGGCCGCCGTCTATATCGACGTCTTCCACCCGGAAATCGAGGAATTCCTCGAAATCCGCAAGGCATCGGGCGATTTCAACCGCAAATCGCTGAACCTGCACCACGGCATCGGCATCACAGATGAATTCATGGAAGCCGTGCGTGACGGCGCCCAGTTCGGCCTGCGCTCACCCAAGAACAACGAAATCGTCCGCTTTATAGATGCCCGTTCGCTGTGGCAGAAGATCCTGGAAATCCGCCTGCAGACGGGCGAGCCCTACCTGATCTTCTCCGATACCGTGAACCGCGCCATGCCGGCGCACCAGCGTGAACTGGGGCTGAAGGTCCGCCAATCAAACCTGTGCTCGGAAATCATGCTGCATACCGGCATCGACCACAAGGGCCGCGACCGCACCGCCGTCTGCTGCCTGTCGTCGGTCAATGCCGAGACCTTCCTGGAATGGCGCGACCAGCCGGGCTTTGTCGAAGACATCATGCGCTTCCTCGACAACGTGCTGGAAGACTTCATCCAGTGCGCGCCGTCATCGATGGATAACGCCGTCTATTCCGCCATGCGCGAACGCTCGGTCGGCCTCGGCCTGATGGGCTTCCATTCCTTCCTGCAAAGCCGGGGCGTGGCCTTTGAATCGGCCATGGCCAAGTCGTGGAACATGCGCCTGTTCAAACACCTGCGCCGCGAAGCCGACAAGGCGTCGGTCAAGCTGGCCGAAGAGCGCGGCGCCTGCATGGACGCCGAGGAACGCGGCGTCATGGAGCGATTCTCGCACAAGCTGGCCATCGCCCCCACCGCCTCGATCTCGATCATCTGCGGCGGCACCTCGGCCGGTATCGAGCCGATCCCGGCCAATATCTATACCCACAAGACGTTGTCCGGTTCCTTCGCCGTCAAGAATCCGTATCTGGTGAAGCTGCTGGAAGAAAAGGGACTGAATACCACGGACGTGTGGAATTCGATCGTCGAGCACGAAGGATCTGTGTCGCATCTGGATGAGTTGTCGCCGGATGAAAAGGACGTCTTCAAGACTGCCTTCGAAATCGACCAGCGCTGGGTGGTCGAACTGGCTGCCGACCGCACGCCGGAAATCTGCCAGTCGCAGTCGCTGAATATCTTCCTGCCGGGCGATGTCGACAAGTGGGATCTGCACATGCTGCACTGGACGGCGTGGGAGCAGGGCGTCAAGTCGCTCTATTATCTGCGCTCCAAGTCGGTCCAGCGCGCCTCGCACGCCGGCAGCGACACCAAGGAAGCCGTCGAAAAGATGGACACGCCGAAGACGGACTATGAAGAATGCCTGGCCTGCCAGTAA
- a CDS encoding type II secretion system F family protein has translation MTDFAAFIMTPGNLVFGFVAVLAFFSLLTLGQSLTSGDQLDKRMKSVATRRDELRRLSRQTVKEGSSLRHTDTSPYRALVEKLNLKTLLEDPKVVDNLATAGFRGPKPVSTFYFFRFAMPFVLGAIAAFEMFVIDIGHYPVQIKLLITVGAFVIGYYAPNIYIKNLATKRRTSIMQAFPDLLDLLLISVEAGMSIETALQKVAAEMGPSSIELAEELSLLVAELSYLPERRMAYEGLSKRTNHPGIKAVCTAMVQAEKYGTPLGTALRVMAKENRELRLSAAEKKAAALPAQLTVPMIVFFLPVLFLVILGPVVLRITDMQKKDHAAPMIGDRPAAEQKK, from the coding sequence ATGACCGATTTCGCCGCCTTTATCATGACGCCGGGCAACCTGGTCTTCGGTTTCGTCGCCGTCCTCGCCTTTTTCAGCCTGCTGACGCTCGGCCAGAGCCTGACCTCGGGCGACCAGCTCGACAAGCGCATGAAGTCCGTGGCTACCCGCCGCGACGAACTGCGTCGCCTCTCGCGCCAGACCGTGAAGGAAGGCTCCAGCCTGCGCCATACCGATACCAGTCCGTATCGTGCGCTGGTTGAGAAGCTGAACCTCAAGACCCTGCTGGAAGACCCGAAGGTGGTCGATAACCTGGCCACGGCCGGTTTTCGCGGTCCCAAGCCGGTTTCGACCTTTTACTTCTTCCGCTTCGCCATGCCGTTCGTTCTGGGCGCCATCGCCGCCTTCGAAATGTTCGTGATCGATATCGGTCACTATCCGGTACAGATCAAGCTGCTGATCACGGTCGGCGCCTTCGTCATCGGCTATTACGCGCCGAATATCTACATCAAGAACCTGGCCACCAAGCGCCGGACCTCGATCATGCAGGCGTTTCCCGATCTGCTCGACCTGCTGCTGATTTCCGTCGAGGCCGGCATGTCGATCGAAACCGCCCTGCAAAAGGTCGCCGCCGAAATGGGGCCGTCCTCCATCGAACTGGCCGAGGAACTGTCCCTGCTGGTGGCTGAGCTCTCCTACCTGCCGGAACGCCGGATGGCGTATGAGGGGCTGTCCAAACGCACCAACCACCCCGGCATCAAGGCCGTCTGCACCGCCATGGTCCAGGCTGAAAAATACGGCACCCCGCTTGGCACCGCCCTGCGCGTCATGGCCAAGGAAAACCGCGAACTGCGCCTTTCAGCAGCCGAGAAAAAAGCAGCGGCCCTGCCGGCCCAGCTTACCGTGCCGATGATCGTCTTCTTCCTGCCGGTACTGTTCCTGGTCATTCTGGGCCCTGTCGTCCTGCGCATCACTGACATGCAGAAGAAGGATCACGCCGCGCCGATGATCGGCGACCGCCCGGCGGCTGAGCAGAAGAAGTAA
- a CDS encoding type II secretion system F family protein, giving the protein MLMTILIAFLGFVIIASLGFAFTGGGGGSAALTKRTQTIGLGSNTRTKQRQKAQAKTPEERRRQITEQLKEADKRERKARLTLRARMLHAGVTPDITKFWLYSGILGAVVFVIPLLALGHMPFLVRLLIACGAAFAACYGLPRWVLGMMAARRIKKFTEEFPNAMDIITRGIKSGLPVNDGLKLVAKECSAPLGPEFQRLVENVGVGMSLDGALEKMSEHIPAPELRFFTIVIAIQAKTGGNLSEALGNLSAVLRARKMMREKIKALSSEAIASASIIGVLPPGVGIMISIVRPEYIAPMFTDTRGQLMLLGGATWMFMGIMMMRKMINFKF; this is encoded by the coding sequence ATGCTCATGACCATCCTGATCGCCTTTCTGGGCTTCGTCATCATCGCCAGCCTCGGCTTCGCCTTCACCGGCGGGGGCGGGGGTTCGGCGGCCCTGACCAAACGCACCCAGACCATCGGTCTCGGCAGCAATACCCGTACCAAGCAGCGCCAGAAGGCCCAGGCCAAGACGCCCGAAGAGCGCCGCCGGCAGATCACCGAGCAGCTTAAGGAAGCCGACAAGCGCGAGCGCAAGGCGCGCCTGACCCTGCGCGCGCGGATGCTGCACGCCGGCGTCACCCCGGATATCACCAAGTTCTGGCTTTACAGCGGCATCCTCGGCGCCGTGGTGTTTGTCATTCCGCTGCTGGCCCTGGGGCACATGCCCTTCCTGGTGCGCCTGCTGATCGCCTGCGGCGCCGCCTTCGCCGCCTGCTATGGTCTGCCGCGCTGGGTGCTCGGCATGATGGCGGCGCGGCGCATCAAGAAATTCACCGAAGAATTTCCCAACGCCATGGATATCATCACCCGCGGCATCAAGTCCGGCCTGCCGGTCAATGACGGCCTGAAACTGGTGGCCAAGGAATGCAGCGCGCCGCTCGGACCGGAATTCCAGCGCCTGGTCGAAAATGTCGGCGTCGGCATGTCGCTTGACGGCGCGCTTGAAAAGATGAGCGAGCATATTCCCGCACCGGAACTGCGCTTCTTCACCATCGTTATCGCCATCCAGGCCAAGACGGGTGGTAACCTGTCCGAAGCGCTCGGCAACCTGTCGGCCGTGCTGCGCGCCCGCAAGATGATGCGTGAAAAGATCAAGGCGCTCTCCTCCGAAGCCATTGCCTCAGCCTCTATCATCGGCGTGCTGCCGCCGGGCGTCGGCATCATGATTTCGATCGTGCGTCCGGAATATATCGCGCCGATGTTTACCGATACCCGCGGGCAACTGATGCTGCTGGGCGGCGCGACCTGGATGTTCATGGGCATCATGATGATGCGCAAGATGATCAACTTCAAATTCTAG
- a CDS encoding CpaF family protein, whose protein sequence is MAAGDLRAQALSAAPPPASARSDIATRPQTLDAKTPAQNTGAPRAALPELSQEKRVGADSGAAAAAKPKLAPNKLSKGLEQMHQAQAVTEIVREQSDYYHATKTAIFNALLNTIDLSQLASLDHKAASEEIRDIVAELVAIKNVSMSVAEQDNLVQDIINDVLGYGPLEPLLARDDIADIMVNGATRVFIEVGGKVQLTNVRFRDNQQLMNICQRIVSQVGRRVDESSPVCDARLPDGSRVNVIAPPLALDGPTLTIRKFKKDKLTMRNLVEFASISPEGARVLGVIGASRCNVLISGGTGSGKTTLLNTLTAFIDPTERVITCEDAAELQLQQPHVVRLETRPPNLEGQGTITMRDLVKNCLRMRPERIIVGEVRGPEAFDLLQAMNTGHDGSMGTLHANSPREAVSRLESMITMGGYGLPSRTIREMIVGSIDVIVRAARLRDGSRRITHITEVLGLEGDVIVTQDLFVYEIEGEDKQGKIIGRHRSTGIGRPRFWDRAKYYGLERELAEALDASE, encoded by the coding sequence ATCGCCGCTGGAGATCTGCGCGCCCAGGCCCTGAGTGCGGCCCCGCCGCCCGCCTCGGCCCGGTCGGATATCGCCACACGTCCGCAAACCCTCGACGCCAAAACACCTGCCCAGAACACGGGCGCGCCGCGCGCCGCCCTGCCCGAACTCAGTCAGGAAAAACGTGTTGGCGCCGATAGTGGCGCCGCGGCGGCCGCCAAGCCGAAGCTCGCCCCCAACAAACTGAGCAAGGGCCTGGAGCAGATGCACCAGGCGCAGGCGGTTACCGAAATCGTCCGTGAGCAGTCGGACTATTACCACGCCACGAAGACGGCGATCTTCAACGCCCTGCTCAATACCATTGACTTAAGCCAGCTCGCCTCGCTCGATCACAAGGCAGCCTCCGAGGAAATCCGCGATATCGTCGCCGAACTGGTGGCGATCAAGAATGTGTCGATGTCTGTGGCCGAGCAGGACAATCTTGTCCAGGACATCATCAATGACGTTCTGGGCTACGGCCCGCTGGAGCCGCTTCTGGCGCGCGACGATATCGCCGATATCATGGTCAATGGCGCCACGCGCGTCTTTATCGAAGTCGGCGGCAAGGTGCAGCTCACCAATGTGCGCTTCCGCGACAACCAGCAACTGATGAACATCTGCCAGCGCATCGTCAGCCAGGTCGGTCGTCGCGTCGATGAAAGTTCGCCGGTGTGTGACGCCCGCCTGCCTGATGGTTCCCGCGTCAACGTCATCGCGCCGCCGCTGGCGCTCGATGGCCCGACGCTGACCATCCGGAAGTTTAAGAAGGACAAGCTGACCATGCGCAACCTGGTGGAGTTTGCCTCCATCAGCCCGGAAGGGGCGCGCGTGCTCGGCGTGATCGGCGCCTCGCGCTGCAACGTCCTGATCTCCGGCGGTACGGGCTCCGGCAAGACCACCCTGCTCAATACCCTGACCGCCTTCATCGATCCGACCGAACGCGTCATCACCTGCGAAGACGCCGCCGAACTCCAGCTCCAGCAGCCGCATGTGGTGCGTCTGGAAACGCGCCCGCCCAATCTCGAAGGCCAGGGCACGATCACCATGCGTGACCTGGTCAAAAACTGTCTGCGTATGCGCCCCGAACGCATCATCGTCGGCGAAGTCCGCGGCCCGGAAGCCTTCGACCTGCTCCAGGCCATGAATACCGGCCACGACGGCTCGATGGGCACGCTGCACGCCAACTCCCCGCGCGAAGCCGTGTCGCGTCTTGAATCCATGATCACCATGGGCGGCTACGGCCTGCCCTCGCGCACCATCCGCGAGATGATCGTCGGCTCGATCGATGTCATCGTCCGTGCCGCCCGCCTGCGCGACGGTTCGCGCCGCATCACCCATATCACCGAGGTGCTGGGTCTGGAAGGCGATGTCATCGTTACCCAGGACCTGTTCGTCTACGAAATCGAGGGCGAGGACAAGCAAGGCAAGATCATTGGCCGCCACCGCTCCACCGGCATCGGCCGCCCGCGCTTCTGGGACCGCGCCAAATATTACGGCCTTGAGCGCGAACTGGCCGAAGCTTTGGATGCGAGTGAATAA